Proteins co-encoded in one bacterium genomic window:
- a CDS encoding VCBS repeat-containing protein has protein sequence MKLIRFLTVGIVIFAGCAGYIDMPGPSSHTILAPELSDIRVSALGANNDFGMVPGLSLGGITIPECTQEDGSPIDFEVSYSMDDLPTWLSFDASTRALSLTEGSIVPVEAYDAAEVTYVCTDASDPGVSDSRTFVVNDLDGGGAVDGREYQHGEIPLLNKTGYFKLTPGNVDLYRPGGPSFLLPTNTTGGLDSTNAADDTEDFDGDAGVAGGGTNLEETINGTDIFLFATQGAFAPAVIYATGANPVDIMAADLDSDGDLDLTSSNRSGAIYDFSVFLNNGDGTYAAGVTYPTDNPTVAIAAADLDADGNVDLLTNQDPGVTSVFMGHGDGTFDAQVDYVTGGRSHSIIAADLDGDGDVDAAIGFTTPDISVLLNNGDGTFGASTAYATGDSPRHLTAADFDKDGDLDIATANSVDNNISVLMGNGDGTFAAQTAYDVGTGPLSIVASDFDEDGEIDLAVANNLSDNLSILLGNGDGTFAAEVTYGTGTQPNGLAATDLDGDGNVDLATANSGSNDVSVLFGNGDGTFAADVVYSTASTAPIDIVSADLDNDGALDLATINNNGLIGNVISVLLQD, from the coding sequence ATGAAACTCATCAGATTTTTGACGGTGGGCATCGTGATATTTGCCGGTTGCGCCGGCTACATCGATATGCCCGGGCCCTCAAGCCACACCATCCTTGCGCCGGAGCTCTCGGATATAAGGGTCTCGGCGCTGGGAGCGAACAACGACTTCGGCATGGTCCCCGGACTCTCGCTCGGAGGGATAACAATACCTGAATGCACGCAGGAAGACGGATCACCGATCGACTTTGAAGTCAGCTATTCCATGGATGACCTCCCGACCTGGCTCAGCTTCGATGCCTCCACGCGCGCCCTTTCTCTGACCGAGGGATCGATTGTACCTGTTGAGGCCTACGACGCGGCAGAGGTGACGTACGTGTGCACCGACGCCTCTGATCCTGGCGTCTCAGACTCGCGGACGTTTGTCGTAAACGATCTGGACGGCGGCGGCGCCGTCGACGGCAGGGAATATCAGCACGGGGAGATCCCGCTGCTGAACAAGACGGGCTATTTCAAGCTCACCCCCGGCAACGTCGATCTCTACAGGCCCGGCGGCCCATCCTTCCTTTTGCCCACCAACACCACCGGAGGGCTGGATTCCACGAATGCGGCGGATGATACCGAGGACTTTGACGGGGACGCTGGGGTGGCCGGGGGCGGAACTAACCTGGAGGAAACGATAAACGGGACCGACATATTCCTGTTCGCCACACAGGGCGCCTTTGCCCCGGCCGTCATCTATGCTACGGGCGCCAACCCCGTCGATATCATGGCCGCTGACCTTGACAGCGACGGAGACTTAGACCTGACCTCGAGCAACAGGAGCGGGGCCATCTACGACTTTTCAGTCTTTCTCAACAACGGCGACGGCACATACGCGGCCGGTGTCACCTACCCGACCGATAACCCGACTGTTGCCATCGCGGCCGCGGATCTTGACGCCGACGGAAACGTCGATCTCCTCACAAACCAAGATCCGGGAGTAACATCCGTGTTCATGGGACACGGAGACGGCACGTTCGATGCGCAGGTAGACTACGTAACCGGTGGAAGGTCGCACAGCATCATCGCTGCGGACCTCGACGGGGACGGTGATGTCGACGCTGCAATCGGCTTCACCACGCCGGACATATCCGTCCTGCTGAACAACGGCGACGGCACGTTCGGTGCTTCAACCGCATACGCCACAGGGGACTCCCCGCGACACCTTACGGCCGCGGACTTTGACAAGGACGGCGACCTCGACATCGCGACAGCCAACAGTGTGGACAACAATATATCGGTGCTCATGGGCAATGGGGACGGGACGTTTGCGGCCCAAACGGCTTACGACGTCGGCACCGGTCCGCTCAGCATCGTCGCATCGGACTTTGACGAGGACGGAGAGATCGATCTCGCGGTCGCAAACAATCTCTCTGACAATCTCTCGATCCTGCTGGGGAATGGCGACGGGACCTTTGCCGCAGAGGTGACCTACGGCACAGGCACGCAGCCGAACGGGCTCGCGGCGACTGATCTTGACGGCGACGGGAACGTCGACCTTGCCACGGCCAACTCGGGATCAAACGACGTGTCGGTGCTCTTCGGGAACGGCGACGGCACCTTTGCTGCGGACGTGGTTTACAGCACTGCCAGCACAGCGCCAATCGA